One genomic segment of Lytechinus pictus isolate F3 Inbred chromosome 18, Lp3.0, whole genome shotgun sequence includes these proteins:
- the LOC129281825 gene encoding QRFP-like peptide receptor, whose product MKFLIGNLQLKVYLAFAIPPHRIHYPMYFVILVNLSFYNIHYSFTMESMCMETPEAVSTSSAMSSTPNAAMTTVLGTSVYPYEDPDTTEIFTLQDGKVGSLSGLNHTLLQELGDEWDVTTISYEYIGDDADAIGSWFWFPIRWTLVTTGELVVGVIGIIGNLLVVIVLFQRRAKSRSTDTLIGALAVADLLTSVGLLPTPYAKAVPLSWLGQFYCMMVWSPLYMWVWAFMSSFLLTAISVERYIAVSHPIYFSRILTRRRVSEVVVILWICAMMACIPQAFIITVDKVHHRCAVRRMSHELQTAFAFYVTTIQLFIPATIMVVTQTLIAVKLKAQSTRFEGSKTYHQAASKAVIKMMFMVIVAYIICWTPNRFLLLITRLFRLKPQTKSPISEGFIVLAAVNSSINPIIYSIRYQEFRQAVKELFTMKEVRNSSMFDDPININTNSTNDGSV is encoded by the exons ATGAAATTCCTGATTGGAAATCTACAGCTCAAA GTCTATTTGGCTTTTGCTATTCCCCCACATCGCATTCATTACcctatgtattttgttattttagttaatttgtcattttacaatattcattaCTCCTTTACTATGGAAT CTATGTGTATGGAAACACCAGAAGCTGTCTCCACTTCCTCTGCCATGTCCTCGACGCCGAATGCGGCCATGACAACTGTTTTGGGAACCAGTGTTTACCCTTATGAGGATCCTGATACAACCGAGATTTTCACCCTTCAAGATGGCAAGGTAGGTTCCTTGAGTGGTCTGAACCATACGCTGCTCCAAGAACTTGGAGATGAGTGGGACGTTACAACAATAAGTTATGAATATATTGGTGATGATGCAGATGCTATTGGATCATGGTTTTGGTTTCCGATTCGCTGGACATTGGTCACAACTGGGGAACTAGTTGTTGGGGTTATTGGCATCATTGGCAACCTCTTGGTAGTCATCGTTCTCTTTCAGCGTCGAGCTAAGAGCCGATCCACTGACACCCTGATAGGCGCACTAGCGGTTGCCGATCTTCTTACCTCGGTTGGGTTGCTTCCCACACCATATGCTAAAGCTGTCCCGCTATCCTGGTTAGGGCAGTTCTACTGCATGATGGTCTGGTCTCCGCTCTACATGTGGGTGTGGGCCTTCATGTCGAGTTTCTTGCTGACTGCAATCTCAGTTGAGCGCTACATCGCGGTCTCACACCCCATCTATTTCAGCAGGATTTTGACCAGACGCCGAGTCTCTGAGGTAGTTGTAATTTTGTGGATCTGCGCAATGATGGCATGCATCCCCCAAGCCTTCATTATCACTGTGGACAAGGTACATCATCGGTGCGCAGTTAGGAGAATGTCTCACGAGCTTCAGACGGCATTTGCTTTCTACGTAACAACCATCCAGTTGTTCATACCGGCAACTATCATGGTCGTCACTCAAACCTTAATTGCTGTCAAGCTCAAAGCGCAGTCCACGCGTTTCGAAGGTTCTAAGACCTATCATCAAGCAGCTAGCAAAGCCGTCATTAAAATGATGTTCATGGTCATAGTGGCGTACATCATCTGTTGGACACCTAACAGGTTTCTCCTCTTGATTACAAGATTGTTCCGTCTTAAGCCCCAGACGAAAAGCCCGATTTCCGAGGGGTTCATCGTACTTGCTGCTGTCAACTCAAGCATCAATCCGATCATCTACAGTATCCGTTATCAAGAGTTCCGCCAGGCTGTCAAGGAACTTTTCACGATGAAGGAGGTTCGAAATTCATCTATGTTTGACGATCCAATCAACATTAACACCAACTCTACGAACGATGGCTCTGTCTAA